ATGAGGCGCGTTAAAGACGTCGTTGACGTCTGGTTCGACAGCGGAATAGCAAGCTGGGCTTCGCTGGACTACCCGCGCAACAGGGAGCTCTTCGAGAAGCTCTGGCCGGCAGACTTCATAGTCGAGGGTGAGGACCAAGTCACCAAGTGGTTCTACTCCCAGCAAGCCGCCAGCGTTATAGCCTTCGACACCGTCCCCTACAGGCACGTGGCGATGCACGGATACGTCCTCGATGAAAAGGGCGACAAGATGAGCAAGAGCCTCGGCAACATCATAAGGCCGGAGGAGGTCGTCCAGAAGGAGGGAAGGGACCCCTTCAGGTTCTACATGCTCTGGGCGACGAACCCCTGGGAGAACCTGCGCTTCAGCTGGAAGGGCCTTGAGCAGGTCAAGAGGATGCTCAACATACTCTGGAACGTCTACGTTCTCAGCGCCACCTACATGAGCCTCGACAACTTTGATCCTACCAGGCTCAAGCCGGAGGAGCTTCCGTTCCGCGAGGAGGATAGGTGGATACTCAGCAGGGTTAACGGGCTTATCGACGAGGTCACCGAGGGAATAGAGACCTTCAGGCTCACGAAGGCAACGAGGGCCATCTACAACTTCGTGGTCGAGGATTTGAGCAGGTGGTACGTGAGGCTCATAAGGAAGCGCATGTGGGTCGAGGGCGACGACCCCGACAAGTTAGCTGCCTATTACACCATCTGGAAGGTCTTCGACGTCCTGCTGAGGCTCATGGCGCCCTTCACGCCCTACATAGCCGAGGAGATATACCAGAACATGCTCAGGCCGTTCCTTGGAGTCGAGAGCGTCCACATGCTCGACTGGCCTAAGGCCGACGAGAAGGTCAGGGACGAGGAGCTTGAGAGGGAAATGGAGTACGTCAGGAGAATCGTCGAGGCCGGCTCATCAGCAAGGCAGAGGGCCAGGATAAAGCTCCGCTACCCGGTCAGGAGGATAGTCGTAGAGACCGAGGACGAGACCGTGAAGAGGGCCGTCGAGAGGCTCAACAGAATACTCCGCGACCAGCTCAACGCCAAGGAGGTCGTCGTTGGCAAAGTGGAGAGGGAGCTCGTCATCAAGCCCAACTTCGCTAAGGTCGGTCCGGAGTTCAAGGGCGATGCAAGGCTCGTGATAGCGTGGATAAACGAGCACGGGAGGGAGCTCTACGAGAAGGGCGAGATGGACGTTGAGATAGAGGGTAAAACCTTCCACCTCACCAGGGAGCACCTGAGCGTGGAGGAGAAGCTGCCGGACTTCCTAGTCAGCGAGGAGTTCGAGGGCGGAAGGGTCTTCGTGGACAAGACCCTCACGAGGGAGCTTTTGGCTGAGGGCCTCGCGAGGGAGTTCGTCAGGAGGATACAGGAGATGCGCAAGAGGCTTGACCTCGACGTGAACGACAGAATCGTTGTCACCATAGAGACCACCGGCGAGAACCGCGAGCTCCTCCAGGAGAACCTCGACTACGTGGAGAAGGAGACCAGAGCTGTGGAAGTTCGCTTCGGGGAAGCCAGGGGCTACGTCGTTGAGTGGCCTGAGGTTCAGGCGAAGATAGGGATTGAGAAGGTTTGAGCTTTCTCTTTTATGTTCTCTGTGCATTTGAAACTTCTTTTTCTCTCATGTGTGAGCCGAGCTGAAGAACAAAGAGCAGGAACACACCTAGTAGTCCCAGGTATTTCACTCCACTGTTCCAGAGGAAGAATATCGAAGAGAACATTGCCACGATTCCCGTAAGCCTAATGTCATCTTTGTTTTCTGTTCTAAGGCTTAGGACGTATAAAACCAGCGAGAGCGTTCCAACAAACGCTGGAATTAACTTCGTGGAGTAAACTCCGTAGATCAGTGCAAGAACGCTAAATGGGAACGGAAGCGAATATATAGTTTCTTCTTACCATTTGCGACACCTCAATCGCGGAAATCCCAGAAAAACAACCAGACCCCAGACTATGATTGCCACATTCCTAGTTAAAGATTGTTCTTTTCCTGGGAACAAGTAGCCGAGCAGGACGTCTCCCAAGATAAACAGCGCCACCTGCAACAGACCGAAGGAAGAACCCTTTCTGGCAAGCTTTTCTAGGAACTCACCGGCTTCTTTCCCATTTTTAAATCTGTGTATCTCGATAGTGAGTATTTTCATGGCGCATCACCTTCGCCTATAAGTATTTGTGGTTAGAAAAATATAAAAAGGCTAACATGCCCCTGCGTACTCACAAATGAGTCCTGAACCTTTATCACAGCCATAAATCTGTATTAATCCAAGAACTCCATCGCATAGTGGTAGGCATATACCCACACATATAAAAGCGGCGTACCCAAACTCTGCACATACACCTGCGCAGTATACTGTACACCCAAGGGCCTCTCCAACACCACCCACACAAATCAGAAAAACTAAAGCTTGGCAAATAGTACATTTCAGACCATCCATTGTCATTGCCATTCCCACTGCCTTCTGCTGGTCGTACTGCGGGAGCTTGAGCTTCACTAGGTGCGACAGGTGCCTCAGCTCGTAGGCACTCCTGCCCCAAATCCAGTTCGTCTCATCGCCACGCCTGAGCTTCATGAGAACCTTGTTCAAAGTCCAGTAGTACTGAGAGAGCGTTAAGTTGCTGGCTGTGAGTATTACATCGCCGATCGGGAGAGACTTCTTCTCGTCTTTCGGAGCGATGTTCATTCCAGTAACGAAGGCTTTGTACTCTCCAGTTTTAGGGTCGGTAAAGATCCTCGTGATTAACGTGAAATTGTACTGGCTCCTCTCAGCCTTATAAACGAGGGCATAGAGAGTGTAATTGAGCGTGCTGTTGTAGAAATTCAGGCGAAGGAACAGCAACTGCTCGTGCTTCTTGCTCATGTTGTAGAGGGTAACCGCCGAAACGTTAACATTCGGCGTCATGTTGGAGTTACGATAAGGACAATCATTTGTAATGTTCGTGAAGTTCACAACCTTGTTAATCCAAGTAACGTTCATCTGAAGCTTACCCTCATCATCGTACCAGGCAACCACGGCCCTTCTAAAGGTGATGCTGGCGTTGTTGGTACTCATTGCCATTGCCTGCGGTGCCGCAATCAACTGAAGACTCAAAACCATGGTCATAAGGACGAGACCAAACACCGTCTTCTTCCAGTTCATGGCCACCACCTGACCAAATGGTCATTATGGGTAATAAAGAAAAGTATTTAAATGTTACTATTTACTAACATTATTAACTAACGCTTTTTTTTCGTAGAATTCTTAGTTTCCAACCGTATTAAAACGACGAGAACAAATCGAAAAAAGCCAGAGTAAAAGCCTGAACAAAAGAACACATTGGGTCATTTTTCCAGCACTTTCACCTTTAGCCCGTACTCCTCGAAGCGCTTGAAGTCGTCATCGCAGGTGTAGAGCGTTGCGTTGTGCGCTATGGCAGTGGAGGCTATTAAAAGGTCCTTAAACGGCGGTCTTTTTCCCTTCTTCATAAGGTCCCTGAAAATTGCTCCGGCTATCTTTGTGGAGTTCTCATCAAACTCGACTTTGGGCATCATCTCGAGCATCAGCTCCTCCCTCTCCTTCAGATGGCCGCAGTGGAGCTCAAAGAGAACGATGGTCGGTAGATGGTATTCCCTGGCTCCCTCCCGGTAGAGCGCCTCGACGACTTTCCTGTTCCCACCGAACAGCTCGATTACCACGCTGGTGTCCAGGAGTCCATCCATTCTTCAACCTCCCTAAGCTCCCGCTTTAGCTCTTCAAGTTCTTCAGGCGTTCTCGTCCCGAAGGCGATCAGGAGCACGTCGAGGTTGCCCTTCTTTTTCTTGCCTATTAGCTCCCTCAAAAGCTCCGAGAAGCTCTTGTTCCCCTTCATTTTGACTAGCTCGTAGTAAACGTCATCCGCTATGGTTATCGTTTTTCCCAACGTTCCCCACCTATAAGTGCATGCATGCACGAAATATTTAAAATTTGCCCGTGAGCATTCCCCAAGCAACCCACAGCTCCGCAAGGACGATGAGAGTCAATGCCAGCGCTGTCAGCTTTCTGCTCTTTCTCGGCCCGTAGAGGCCGATTATACCGAACAGAAAGTTTAGGCCCGAAAGCTCAAGGAGCGAGACCACCAGCTCCGTGTTCCTTCCAAATGCCACCATCTTCCCAATAAAATCATCACTCGCTGGATAGTTTGAATAAAGCGCTATGAGCCTGACCGCGACGAGGACTGCCGTGCAGAGGAGGTTCTGCTTTATGGGAACCCCAATCAAAAGCCCCCTGTCCGGCTCCCTCCCGGTGAAGAGCCGGTAGAGGGAATGGGGAAAGATAATAACCCATATGACCATTGAGACCAAAAGAACTAAGAAGGCAATGATTTCAGCAAACATTGCAATTCCGCTTAGAAGTCCCATCATTGGGTCTCCCGTCGCCAGAAGGGCCCACGCAAAGATACCCCAGAAGACAAGGGCGTCGCCGACGATATTGAACACCTCTTTCGGAAGGTAGAGCCTCCCGTGGGTTTTCTCGATTATCTCCGGAAGGTGCCTTATGTCATTGCGGGAGTAGCCGTAGCGTTCAAGGGCTTTCCCTACGAAGTAAAGGGCAACGGCGATGAAGACTCCAAGGAGAAAGAAAACGATTAGAAGGCTAACGGCGTTGAGGCGTTCCCGCATTGGAGGGACGATAAGCCAGAGGGCGAACCAAAAGACGACAATGAATGCCCAGGGAAGGAGGTAGTCCCTGACAAAGACCCGCATGGTGGTTAATATTCCCGAAGGTAAATAACCTTTTCGAAACTCTTATAACTTATGCCCCCGCAAGTTACTTACGCCCCCATAACCAACAACTTAGGATAGTAAAAGGGCAAAAGCAGGCTCATGGCAGCGGAACCCTCTCCACCTCAAGCCTGTCGAAGGTCGGGTACTCCTCCACGATGAAGAACCGCACGTCGCCCTCCACCGCTTCCGCCAGCTCTAAAGCCACTTCCTCGGGCATCTCTATCCTTCCCTTTTCGCGGTTGAGGTAGAGCCACTCAGGCGGAACCTCGGCCTCTTCCACGAGGAGCGTGTAGAGTTCGTCAAGGTCGTCGTATTCCGCTATGCCGAAGCGGAGCGTGCCCTCCTCGGTGATTTCCATGTAGGGTTTGGCGACGTTCCTCGCGGTTCTCCTCAGCCTGTTCCTGAGCTGGACGGCATCTTTGAGCTTCGCGGTGCAGAGGTGGTAGCTCAGGGAGGTGTTCTCCTCGCCCCATTCGAGCAACTTAAGGCCCAGCTCAAGGGAACCTTTGATGGCCGCGCTCTCATCGCTCACAGGCTTGTAACTCCTGTCGAGAATCGCCCTCAGGTTCGTCTCGCTGAACTCCAGCTCGTTCACGTTGAGGAACTTCGCGCCGAGGCCGTCGAGAAATTCAGCGTACCACTTCATCCTCTCGAACTGCCCCGGAACTGAGGGAATCTCGCCGCCGACGTCCCAGTCGAAGTCGAAGGCGTTCCTTATGTTCTCTATCTCGATCCTGAAGAGCCTTGAGTTCGGGTTGAAGAGATCGGGGTGAAAGCGTATCTCGTCCAGGCCGGCGTCATAGAGCTTCTCAAGGTTCTTCTTCGTGGCCAAAGCACCGGTGGTGTAGAGGTGGACGTGAAAGTCCCGGTCAAAGGCCTCCTTGAGGACCCGAATGTACTCAACGGTTCTATCGAGCCTCGCGAGGGGGTCGCCGCCCGTAACTCCCGCTCCCTTCGCCTCCATCAGCAGGGCCTCTTCGATTATATCATCAAGGCTTCTCACCGGCCTCTCGTTGGCGTAGACGACGTCTCCCCTCCTGTGCTCGCTCAGGGGACAGTAGAAGCAGTCACGAGGGCATTTTCCAGTGGTGAAGAGGACGAGCTTCTCACCCCTGACGCAGAGCTGACAGCCCTTAGGAAGCTCGCGAACGGCGTACGAAAAGTAAGGCGTCTCCCAGACCATTCACTCACCTCGCTAACCCTAAACGAGGGGGAGGGCTTAAAAAGGTTGGCGGGCAAAGTTGTGCAGATGCCTATGAGGGAGAAGCCTAAGTACCTGCCGCCCACCCTGAGGGACAAGCACCGCTACATAGCATTCCAGGTCATTGGAGAGAGGGCCTTCACGAAGGACGAGATAAAGCGGACCATCTGGGAGGCGAGCATTTCAACCCTCGGAACCCTCGGCTCGGCTAAGGCCAAGCCGTGGTTCATCAAGTTCGACGAGAAGAGTCAGACCGGGATAGTGCGCGTTGATAGAAAGCACGTTGAGGAGCTCCGCTTCGCCCTGACACTGGTTACGGAGATAAACGGTTCGAAGGTGATGTTCAGAACCCTCGGCGTTTCGGGAACCATAAAGAGGTTGAAAAGAAAGTTCCTGGCCGAGTACGGGTGGCGTTAGCGCAGGAAGGGAACGGCCTTATCAACCACCCCATCATAGACTTTAATGTACCTCCCGCACGCGTTCTCCCAGGTGAAGTCCTTCCTCGCCCTCCTCTTACCGTTCTCGCGGAGCTTTCTCAGGGTCTCCTTGTCTATCTCCTTCGCCAGAACCAGCGCCCTCGCCAATGCGAACGCGTCCCTCGGAGGGACAAGAATTCCAGTGGCGTTCTCCGGGTCGGAGTTGATGTCTATTATAGTGTCCTTTAGCCCACCAACGGCGCTCGCGATGGGTATGGCTCCGAGGCACATCGCCTCAAGCTGAACAAGACCGAAGGGCTCGAAGTAGGACGGGATTACGGTGAAGTCCACCGAGCCGTAGAGCTCGCGGACGGTTTCCCTGCTCAGGAGTTCGGTTATCACCCTTACGTTTTCAGGGAAGCGGTTTTGAACCGCTCTCGCCCACGCCTCCAGTTCGGGGTCACCCTTCCCAACGATGAGGAAGCGCATCTCACCGAAGGCTGGGTCGTTCGATAGTATTTCAACCGCCCGGAGGAGCGTATCAACGCCCTTTTGTGCCCTGTCGAAGCGGCCTATGAAGAGGAAGGCCTTCCCGTCGCCCAACCCAAAGCGCTCCAGGACGAGCCTTCTCCTCTCTTCCCTTGGGAGGTCCTTCGTCTCTATGAGTTCCTCGTTCCAGAAGGAGCAGTCTATGCCGTTGAAGACGTGGGTAACCTTGCCGTCGAAGTGCCCAAAGAACCCCCACTCCTCCCACAAGTAGCTCCTGCTGACGGTCGTCACGGCATCGGCTATATAGGCGGCGGTGTGCTCGGGATCCATTTCAGGGTAGGGGGCAAGTTCAGCGAGGTTTGCCTCGCCGAAGTAGTGGGCTGGAATCCTGGCCTTGTTGAGCCTGTGGATCGTGAAGATGCTCCTTGTCCCGAA
This Thermococcus cleftensis DNA region includes the following protein-coding sequences:
- a CDS encoding halocin C8-like domain-containing protein, whose product is MNWKKTVFGLVLMTMVLSLQLIAAPQAMAMSTNNASITFRRAVVAWYDDEGKLQMNVTWINKVVNFTNITNDCPYRNSNMTPNVNVSAVTLYNMSKKHEQLLFLRLNFYNSTLNYTLYALVYKAERSQYNFTLITRIFTDPKTGEYKAFVTGMNIAPKDEKKSLPIGDVILTASNLTLSQYYWTLNKVLMKLRRGDETNWIWGRSAYELRHLSHLVKLKLPQYDQQKAVGMAMTMDGLKCTICQALVFLICVGGVGEALGCTVYCAGVCAEFGYAAFICVGICLPLCDGVLGLIQIYGCDKGSGLICEYAGAC
- a CDS encoding type II toxin-antitoxin system VapC family toxin — encoded protein: MDGLLDTSVVIELFGGNRKVVEALYREGAREYHLPTIVLFELHCGHLKEREELMLEMMPKVEFDENSTKIAGAIFRDLMKKGKRPPFKDLLIASTAIAHNATLYTCDDDFKRFEEYGLKVKVLEK
- a CDS encoding antitoxin VapB family protein — its product is MGKTITIADDVYYELVKMKGNKSFSELLRELIGKKKKGNLDVLLIAFGTRTPEELEELKRELREVEEWMDSWTPAW
- a CDS encoding radical SAM protein, which gives rise to MVWETPYFSYAVRELPKGCQLCVRGEKLVLFTTGKCPRDCFYCPLSEHRRGDVVYANERPVRSLDDIIEEALLMEAKGAGVTGGDPLARLDRTVEYIRVLKEAFDRDFHVHLYTTGALATKKNLEKLYDAGLDEIRFHPDLFNPNSRLFRIEIENIRNAFDFDWDVGGEIPSVPGQFERMKWYAEFLDGLGAKFLNVNELEFSETNLRAILDRSYKPVSDESAAIKGSLELGLKLLEWGEENTSLSYHLCTAKLKDAVQLRNRLRRTARNVAKPYMEITEEGTLRFGIAEYDDLDELYTLLVEEAEVPPEWLYLNREKGRIEMPEEVALELAEAVEGDVRFFIVEEYPTFDRLEVERVPLP
- a CDS encoding ribonuclease P protein component 2, with the translated sequence MREKPKYLPPTLRDKHRYIAFQVIGERAFTKDEIKRTIWEASISTLGTLGSAKAKPWFIKFDEKSQTGIVRVDRKHVEELRFALTLVTEINGSKVMFRTLGVSGTIKRLKRKFLAEYGWR
- a CDS encoding glycogen synthase, encoding MKILILGFEYLPVKVGGLAEAITSMAEGLAKLGNEVLVFTPDHGRGLGKPAHSFGIIFEGREVSITARKREQNGVTVYALSGDVLDTDVYPDWETLLRKAVLFGKASVGLMNELIETFKPDVIHAHDWHTVFALGLLKKYFGTRSIFTIHRLNKARIPAHYFGEANLAELAPYPEMDPEHTAAYIADAVTTVSRSYLWEEWGFFGHFDGKVTHVFNGIDCSFWNEELIETKDLPREERRRLVLERFGLGDGKAFLFIGRFDRAQKGVDTLLRAVEILSNDPAFGEMRFLIVGKGDPELEAWARAVQNRFPENVRVITELLSRETVRELYGSVDFTVIPSYFEPFGLVQLEAMCLGAIPIASAVGGLKDTIIDINSDPENATGILVPPRDAFALARALVLAKEIDKETLRKLRENGKRRARKDFTWENACGRYIKVYDGVVDKAVPFLR